TCTGACCAAGCATTTGCTAGTATgactgtgtgtcctgctctctcagctgGGGCAGGTGGTGGATGGATTTGACTTTGTTGTGAGTTAGTCAGCTGGAACATGCATCCCTTGTCAACTTTCAGATACAGTTTTTCTTTACTACTCATCCTCTCTTATCCTTTCCTTTTCTACATTTCTGCTCTTTATTGATGTTCCTGGTCCTTGGGCATCCACAGATGCTGTCCCAGGCTCAGCTGACAGTGTGGGGTGCTGTGTGAGGCTGTTGAGCTATATGTGAAAGCCCTCTAGGAGCTAAGTTAGAGGTTTGAGGAagagctggttgatttttaaGGGGTAAAAGCAATAGCATGGTTCGCAGTCTGTGTGTGATGACAGACAGAGAAGTGTTAGGTACAGTTCCAGTGCCTAGTGAGCTAACAATCTCTTCCACTTTACTATCCCTCAGCTAGTTAGCATCCCCTTTTACTCCTCATACAAAACCACTGCTGTGTGAGTCCTCTCCAGCTCTGAATTGAAGAAGTGGTGATGAAGGCAGCAAGATTTTGAGTAAAGACTTTATGAAGTATTCTGCTAATCTAGAGAAACTGGGAGGATCTTTGGACTCCCTCACCATCTGTCTGGTGTTGCTCCCAGACAGTGATTTCTGGTTTCCAGTGGGTCTCCAACTACGAGATGCCATGCCATCGTGCTTGCGTGGTCACACTGCTACCTATGACCCAGACACCAAGCGTATCTACATCTTTGGGGGCATAAGGGAGGACAAAGACTACAGCAGCATCTACATCCTGGACACGGTCACTTGGAAATGGCTCCTTGTGGCTGTAAGTATTGCAGCTCTTCTAAGATAAAAGCACAAGAAGGGTGGGAGGTTCTGCCTGGCTCTCAGGGAGGAGTTAGGTTTCCAGGGAATGTGGATGTGAATGGATGTGCCCTTATCTTTACTCTAGCAGTCTTGGTCCACTGTTGCTGCAAGTTCCCTGAGCTGCATGGCTGCCTTATATCTGTCAGAGCCAGCTATGTTGAAAGGCCACAAGCTTGGTGGTAACAAGATGCTGTGCCTAGAATGAATggagcaaactgaaaaaaatggttGCTGCAGGGTGCTGTCTGACAAAGGCAGTGGGTGGGAGGATCTGTACAGGTGGCAGAGGGAAACACACTCTATATGATGCTGTTGAGAGCTGCACTGGACGTTGAGGTATAGAACTGGTGGCCTCAAATCAGGGTGCTGCTGTGAGCACAGCAGATCTCTGAGCTCTTTAGTTTGCCTCTCTAGTCCTTGCAGACCACCCTGTCAGCTAGGGATTATCCATCTCTTTCCTTTCATAGAATAACCCTGAGGATGagatctctctcttctctgtcttgTTCTGAGCTAGCTGGAATAGCAGCTTGActcctgctctggtcagagcatTGCAGTGGTGCAGAGTATGCAAAGGACATACTGTCTGCCTGCATTGCAGAAATCTGCCTGGGCAACCAGTGAAGAGAAAATTGGGACTTGCTGAACTCACTGCATGATGTGGGCCCCTGTCTTGTGGGCCACGCAGCGACTGAGGCACTTCTCTCTCTTGTAACAAACACGTGTTGTACTTTTCCCAGGCTAAGGGGAGAATGCCAGTGCTAGCCTACCACAGTGCAACTATCTACCGCAAGGAGCTCTTTGTTTTTGGGGGGGCTTTCCCCAAAAAGACATCACTGGCTGTTGGACCCTGCAGCAATGTGCTCTATGTCTTCAATCCAGAGTATGAAATTTGGTACCAGCCCATCTTGGAAGGGGAGAAGCCTCTTCCTAGACTCGGGTGAGAGTGCTCTTGTTCCAGCCCTCAAAGATAAAGCAGAAAACCTCTTCCCACCTTTCCTTCTGCCCCAGTGCTGTTTCCTAAATACTAAGTGATTGTTCTCCACAGTCTGCTCCTTAAGATAAGATGCGACTCCTAGTGCTTCCCATGAAGAAATCTTAGTGGGATGCTATCACTGGGCTGCAGTGGCTGGGAATAGAGGCAGGTGTAAACTGAAACTGTTGTAGCCTGTTAGCAGAAGTCAATTTGATATGAACAAAAGTGAAAAATTCAGTTCTAGAAAGCTGATGAAAATGCTTTGCTCACTTTCTTTTCTACCCAGGCATTCAGCTACTCTACTGAGGAACAAGCTGCTGATTTTTGGGGGTCAGAGGACTTCTATCTACCTCAGTGACATGCATATCTTGGATCTGGGTAAGAAAGTCTGTGCCAGGTAGCTGCCTTGGGAAGGTCCATTCTAAAGTGAGGACTGAGGAATGAGGCATGCAGGATGGGAAGGAAGCACTAATGTTGTAAAAGATTGTGATCAGATGGAAAGCTATGGTGTAAAGAAACCTCTTCTGGAGGAAGGGGGGAGCGAATGGGTAAGTTATAAGAGACCTTGTTTTTTTGGAAGAAGTTGGGTAACAGAAAATGTAGGCTGCAAATGTGACAGAATATGGAAGTCTTTGCCTAGTAATGAGGCTGCAAAATGCTGCTAAGAGTGCTTCTTGGACATTTCACTTGCCTTTCCCCTACTATCAGGTTTCATGGAGTACACACCAGTCCCTCGCCTCGCAGGACAGCCTTCTGCACGTTGGTAAGATACTGTTGCAGGCCCAGGAACTATCTTCTTCCTTTGTCATTTTCTCTGAGGCCATGTTTGAAAGGTGCCTGTGATCAGAACCCAGttgcaaatctctgctccactacTGCAAATGCAGTGGGTAGCCCCTCTGTTGTGGGACTAAAAATTCCTGTGCTGTAGCACTTGTAAGGTCTGGGGGGTTACATATCTCTTAGGATCCCTGGAAATCTGCCTCTCAGACTATGGGAAGGTATATGCTGTGTGCTAGTGGATTATACTGCCTGTTTTTTGCTCTTCACGGTACCTGGAGTATAACAGataaacagagaggaagaatCTCTTGACTATGCTGTTCCCAAAGGGAGGCTGTTGCCCACTACAAAGTACAAGTAACCTAAATCAGACCAAAGCCCACCTAGCCTGCTATCTCACTACACAGAGCAAGGCATAGAAGTTGTGATAGATCCTTCTGAGGTAGTGAGgtgctttttatgtttgagtaTGACCTGATCTGCACAGAGAAGCAAACAACCCTTTCAGGATTATTTAGGAAGtcagagcagaagagaaggagatCCTAACTTCCACTCCGCAGCTCGagcccccagcctgctgctgaaATCTGCCTTCCTCTGCCCATCACTGCTTGAGGAGGTTGAGGCAATCCCAGCAGGTTTTGCTGTAGTCACCTTTAGCCTTTGTTTTGGTCTTAGTTTCCACGCTGCTATGTCTGTGTTGGACCAGAAGGTTCTGATCAGTGGAGGCTGCAATGCCAAGGGAGCCCTACAGGATGCCTTTGTTTTCCACCTAGGTGAGTGACTCTCCCTCCTAATTTGCATAGCTGAAGGTGGTTGCTGGGCCACAGTGGTGCTTCTGAGCACCTTGGCTAGTCCATTTGGTTCATCTCGTGCATGGAGGACGGAGTACTGATAGCCCCTTTCTACTTCAGACACTCTTGCATGGAGCACAGTGATCCACCATGACCTCTGCTCTGTGCCCCGAGCTGGCCACACATTGCTTGACCTGACTCCTGCCCACCTGAAGCATGTGGACAAGGAGAACAAAGATGAGCATAACCTGCATACAGTGTTGGTCTTTGGATGGTCCAACTGTGCTGGGACCTTCTACAACAGCACAGTCAAGATCCAGCTGGACCTAGAATAATGCAGAGGACTGAGAACAAGTCTGAAAGAGCAAAGGCTCTTTGCCAGGTTAAATACAGACAGGGATGGCAATAAATTTATCTAAGCAACCTGGCAGTCCAAGCTTCTATTTCAAACTGAACGCCATCCTTGGCATAAGAGGCTGTTGGTTTGTAATACCTTTATGAATACTGTGAGTATTGCCCTCGTGGGGCTGCTGGATATACAGCATCGGACTAGCAGAAATTATCCCCTGTATCCCTGGCTTGGTATCCGGGCTTGGATGCCAAAACAGCCAGTGGGATCTTAGCTGAGCCTGCACAGGATCATGGACAGTCACAgacttttgttttcccttcttgcCCTACAAGTTTCTGGGCTCGCATCCCAAGGTGCTCTCAGCTGTGAAGGTGACTCAGGTATTTGGTTTTATTTGGGATGAGTGGAATGGGATTTGCTTGCTGCCACGTGGGAGTTCCTCACAGTGGAAGTACCAGCATAGTTCTGGCTTGGAGGGAATCTGGGGTGGGATTCCCTTGGGAAATAGTCTGCAGCTGAGGACTAGGAAAGCACCTAAAGCAGAGTCTGAGgatgggaaaaggaagagaacaCCACTGTTTTCAGCATAAGGGAGTGAGCTGGTTGTCTTGTCTCAGTGACTGTGGCACAACCACCTAGCTTTGCTCCAGACTGACCTTTACTAATTCTGCAAGGTTGCTGCTGGACAAAGGGAAGACATACAAATTAGCTGTTCCAAATAATAATTCTCTTGCCATTGCAAGGGGTGGCAGAGTTGCTAGTGGCTGGCTCTTGCAAAAACAAAGGGATCCAACAATGGTCTCTTCTGTCAGGGCCTATCCCTTACTGTTTATATCCATGGCATTGAAAATTATACCATAGCTCTGAGGCAGATGCAAGGACAAGCAGGCTTACTGGGTCAGCAGCACACTGTGCACAGTCATTCTCTGATATGCTCTTTCCATGGCTGGTAGAAAGGAAAAGCCTCTGGGGGGAGTCTAGAATTGGCTAGATACCTCATAGGTGTTTTTGGCTATGTTCCCCAGCCCAAAACCATACAAAAGGGGCTTCTGATAGTTATGGATGCTtctgttttaatttgctttatggagagatataaaatagaaaaacttaGTCAGAAGTAGCTGCAGTCTTTCCAGCACAGTGATAGCTCTTTTGAATCATCCAGGCTACTTCTGGAGCAATGGGACTTTCCCTCTGTCCTTCCTCCATTCCATCCAGATGATAATGAGTATTTCCTGCTGGCACTCAAATCCTACTCAACCTTTAGCTGTTGTCCTCTTTGCCACTCCAGCTTACTTGATTTAGCAGGTAAAAGGGCTTTAAGCTCGCATTTCTGTGGGGGTATCTGGCTGCCGGGATGGGTGGCTTACTTTGAA
This window of the Dromaius novaehollandiae isolate bDroNov1 chromosome 5, bDroNov1.hap1, whole genome shotgun sequence genome carries:
- the LOC135328467 gene encoding uncharacterized protein LOC135328467 — its product is MHILDLGFMEYTPVPRLAGQPSARCFHAAMSVLDQKVLISGGCNAKGALQDAFVFHLDTLAWSTVIHHDLCSVPRAGHTLLDLTPAHLKHVDKENKDEHNLHTVLVFGWSNCAGTFYNSTVKIQLDLE